TGAACCGAAAGACGGGCAGATCTTTGCAATGCAGAGCGAGTCGAAAGGGACGATTGTTAAGCGCCTGGTGAAGTCCGACTTCGACGGCTGGATAATTCGAAGCGACAACCAAGATAAGGCGCGCTACGGAGATGAGATCCTGAGAGACGGGGAAATAAACGAGATGCGCATCATCGGTCGCGTCGTCTGGCGCGGGGGAATGCTTTGAGAATGAATCTTGCTAAGTATTGTTCACCTGCCAATTTGAAAGGGATTTCGTAATGACTGTGGAAAATGCCAAACCTAGAATCAATATAGGGAAAGTCGCGGATTGGCTGAGTGAGCGCGCCACCACTACCAAGTGCCCGTTCTGCGACTCCGAACACTGGTCGGCTGTCAATGGACCCGGCTTCGTCGGGTCTGCCCTGCCCTATGGAGATGGCAAAGGTGACATGTATATGGGCGGATACCCGGTGTTAGCTCTATTGTGCAGAAAGTGTAACTTTGTCCGAAATATTGCTTTAACTCCGGACTTTCTAGAGCAAGTGATTGAGGACGCCCCAGTTGCTGCAGAATGATGGGTTAGCTGTAAAAGCCGCAGACCTAACACCGTGGCGCTCTAGAAGAGCAGCTTCGTCCCCAGACTGGACTGGGCTTGCTCTTGACGACTCACAGTTAACCGACTTACCGGCCTATACTAAAAAAATGAACGACATAACTCGCGAAGAATTCAACGCAAAACTCGAGACCATCGAAGCAAGGATGGATGCTCGGGTTGAGTCTGTGTCATCAAAAATTGATGCGTTTCTTGCTACCCAATCTGCTGTTCAGATTGAGCGGGATAAAGCGCAAGCTGAGCGCGACAAGCGGTTCGAAATTCTCGCCGAGCGCGCCACAAAGGCTGCCGAGGGTGCCGAGGAGGCTGCCAAGCAATCGGCGACCGTTAAAGCAAACTACTGGGCCGCGGTCGCCGTCCAGCTTCTGGCGGTCGTAGCGATTCTGGTTGGTGCTTACTACGCGAACCAAGCCAACGTTTTTGGTGCGATGCAAACGACTATGTCTGCATACCAGGCTGGCAAGGAGTCGACCAAGGCAGCAGAGGCGTCACCGTCATCGCTGCCGAAATAGCCATCCAAAATCATCGAGCCCGGCCCAGCGCCGGGCTTCTTGTTTATGCTCCCCCTAACAGGTCTAATTTCCGAGCAATGCCAAGGAATGCCATGAGGATAACTCTCACGCACGCAATTATGGTTGCCGGCTTCGCCGGTGTTTGCCTGTGCATAATCTACGTAGGGCGCGAAATAAATTCCGGCCTCAGCCTCGTCTACAAACAGATCGACTCTCAGCCCAAGCGAATCGCGGACGAAATCAAACTACCCCTCGCCAGCCCAATCCCTGCCGAGCGTCCTGATCTGAATGACCTGCCGCCACAGTTGATCCAACGAATAATTCAGAAGCGCTGACCCCTTGGCGCCCCATCTCTAGCCCGCAACTGAGCGGGCCTTTTCTTTTCCTTCAAAAATACATGACCGGCGGTATTGACCGCAAACAATACCGGAGGTATTGTTCATCAAAGGCAGCGATGAACCGGCCTCAACGGTTCAGAGGGTTGGCAACTGACCCGGGTGCGCAGCGTAAAGCGCCACAACCAGTTTTCCGGCGGACAGGGGTCGCGGCCGGAGAAACAACACGAAGATGGCCGGCGAGAACGAAGCCAGTAGCTGATCGCCGGCCGCCAACACGGATCTTTTCACTTCTGCCACCGCATCGGTGGCAGCGGGAAAACAACCGGGAGTCACAACGATGGAAGCCACACTCAACAGCGGCGCATGGAAGGGTCACCTCGGACGCGGCCTTGCACCGCGAGAACTTCAGTTCCTGCTCTGGGTTGCCCAGGGCTTCACCGCAAAGGAGATCGCCAAGGAGGCTGGCATTGCGCCGGGCACGGTGGTCAAGCGCATCTCCAATGCGATGTTCAAGCTCGGCGTGACGCGGCGCACCGCACTGGTGGCCGAGGCCATGCGCCGCCAGATCATTTCGCCGATGTGCGTCTTCCTTGCGGCGCTGATCGCCATGCACTCGATGTTCGACGACAACTCAATGCGGCGTGATCGTCGCGTGCCGGAGCGCCGAACAGCGCAAGTGCGCATCGTCCGGCGTGCCGAGGCGCCCGATCTGCTTTCTTGATTCACAACCCAGAGGAACACCCCATGGAACACGAAGCCGCCATTGCAGACCTGGACAGGTTCGCCACCACCGCCGAAACCAACGCGCCGATCCAAGAGGCCGAGGGCGACCTGGAAGGCGCCGAAAACAACCGCAAGAACGCGGCGCACTACCGCACCGCCATCGCCCTGCTTGAAGTCGCCTGAGCATCACCTCTGCCCGTTCGTGTAGCGGGCTTTGGGATGCGGATGAGCACACACCGGCAGAGCCGCCCCCCTGCATCACAACCAGCTGGAGAATCCAATGTTCCTTCTAATTCTGAGGGGCTGTACCAGCGGGGTCGCAGCGCTCTGACGCGGCTTCCCCGCCCAAAAACCCGTGTGGCGTAGTAAGCCTGAAGGCTACGCCCATCACCTGGACAGGCAGCGGAAAGTGGGCCGCCGATGTCGCCGCGCATCAACCGGGTAACCGGTAGGCCACCCCAGCGTATACGGACAATTTGGCGCAACAAACCCAGGCTGTCGCCAGAAGCGGGCCTGGGTGTCGCTCACGTAGGGTGGTGCCAGTGAGCAACAGGAAAGCCCGGTCAATGATCGGGCTTTTTTTCACCTGCCTTTACTCGCCAGCACTCTCCCCTGCGCCCAACGGCAACCGGCAGGCGGCCAGAGTGCTGACGAGTGAACGCAACCCCACTACCGAGGGATAAGCCATGCACCCTGCAATGCAAGCTCGTATCGACGGCAATATCGCACTTCACATTCGCGCAACCGCGGCCACTGCCGAGTTCTACGCCATGATCGGCAAGGACGCACCCGCCAGCAAAGTTCGTTTCCAGGTGATCACGAAAGGCCCGAGCGCCTACCACGTGATCGAGCGGTCCACCGGAAAGGTGAAGGGGTTCCGCTTCAGCTGGAAGGCGGCGATCAACTTGGCCCAGGTGCTGGAGGCGCGCGCCGACGGCGCAAAGGTCAATTTCGAGGGCTGGGCGAAATGATTGGGGAGCCAATGCCGCATCCGCGGGACAGCATCATCGACGACCTGAACCGCAAGCTGGACCAGTTCTTCGGCCGCGGCGGAGTGGCGCAGCAGATTGCACAGGGCGTCAGCGGCGAAACGATGGACTACGGCGCGAAAGGCCATCAGGAGCGCCTGCGGATCGAACGCGCTCGCCTGGCGCCAGAGGTTCGCAAGCACGCCGAAAGCGGTCTCAGCTCCACGCAGATCGCCGCGGCGATGTCCATCAGGGTGAAGCGGGTGCAGATGATCGCAGCAGAGAACAGCATCCAGATCAGAGGGCTACCTTGAAGCGCTCAGAAGAAGCGCGCTAATTCAAGGTTATACCCACACCACAATCGCGCATTGCTACTGTCGAGCAAGTATGCAAGCTCTTTCCATCCATAGAGATTCGCAAAGAGTCCTCGTCTCCCTGCAAGAAATATCCCTCGAATTGCATGTCGATTCGTTCGATAGAGATTGCATGCGGAGGTATTGCCCGGACCTGCAGCGCTATGTCTCCAGGGCCACGCCGAATTGTTATAAGAGGTCCAACAACCTCTACATCCCAATTGCTGTCGCCTGCAGACCACACGTTATCAACGATCTTCAGTGTGGTTGCGCCGGTTGCATCGGCAAGAAACCCCGAGAGCAGAAATGGTGCGCCGGGCTCCTCAGGGGGGCTAACCGATAACATGTCGACACCACGGACCTGAACAAGAACTTTGCAATTAATGAAGCTCACGCCCGCAAATTTCACTTCAATTGGTTCAGGGCCAAAATCAAACAATTCCGAGGCAAAGCCCTGCTGTTTGCACTTTGGGTTCTCGTTCGCCCTGGCAACAGTTGCAGCTGACAAAGTCCCGCGCGCGCGCTTCTGATTGCACTGCATGCAAAGTAGAGTCATTCCATTTGGATTGTGTTCTTTGGCGTCCTTGAAGTCAGGGTCGAAGTGCTCGTAGTCATAGTAAGCCAAACCACACTTAACGCATCCAAACCCGCAACGTCTTCGAACTTCGCGGCGGACATCCTGCGGTACGTACCGACCAAGTCCGTACTGGTTTCGCTCGGCCATAGCTCCTCCTAACTGCCTATACCGACCCCATGCCGGTCATCCGTAATACCCCATCCAAACCCAAATTGCCACCATGCCGCCACCAGTACGGAGGGCGGCGCATGCTTGGAGAAAGCCATGAGCAACTACAACTGCGACTACGTTCGCCGCCACTACGACGTGCCCGCCGAGATCGGGCGCCGCGTGATCGCCAACGGTGAGCCCGGCGTCATCATGGCAGACCGGGGCCAGTACATCGGCGTCATTCTGGACAGCGACCCGAAGAAGCGCATCCGCAACTACCACCCTACCTGGGAAATGCAGTACGGCGAGATGGCCAAGAAGCTGCCGCTGAAGCGCTACCAGGTGCTCGTCGCGGGATGGGACTGGTGGGACATCACCAATCGAGCCATTGTCGATGTGTTCGCCAGCACGCCGTCGCAGGCCAAGTACAAGGCCTATGAGCGCTGCGAGTACCACGACATCGAGTGCATGTTCGGCTTCAAGGTTCGCCGGGCCTGACCCTCCGGCGCTGCCCGCCAGCGCCTTCCCCTCTCAAACGATGAACGCCAGCCAGACCAAGCCATCGGCTGCCCGGAGAAAACCATGCACGCAATCATCTATGCGGGTCTGCGTAATGGCGCCCGCGACCAGCAGATCCACGACGCCCTGACCTACAAGCACGTTGCCGAGGTTGCCCAGGACTTCAAGCTCTCCCCGAACACGATCCGCGCGGCGTCGAAGCGAATCGCCAATGCCACTGTGTACGAACTGAGCCTGTTGGGGGGGGGGGGGTAGCCCGATGTCGATTGGCCGGGTCGCCGCCGACTCGTTCCGGAAGGCAACGCTCGGCGCATACCGCAGCTACCACGGCACATTCCGCAACCTTGAGCTGCCTTGCTGGGTGATCACCGATGGCACGCAGCGCATCGAGGTAATGGAGCTACGCAAGATCGACACAGGCGAGATAGACCTGTAGTCGCCTCAGTACCTTGCTCCTCCTCCAAATTTCAACGAATCACGCCACCTAGGCGAGGACCGCCCATGTCTGCATTTCGGAAAAAGAACCCTCTCGACTTCAAAACCCAGTACGGCCTTGGTTTCGTTCCACAAGACGACGAAATCGTGGTGGACTTCTTCTGCGGTGGCGGCGGCGCTGGCACCGGGCTGGAGATGGGCCTGGGCCGCGCGGTGAATGTGGCGAAGAACCACAGCCCTGCGGCGATCAGCATGCACACCGTGAATCACCCGGGCGCCGTGCACTACACCACCGACGTGTTCGACGGTGATCCGGATACCGAGTGCGGCGGCAAGGCCGTTGGCTGGTTCCACATGTCGCCGGACTGCACGCACCACAGCCAGGCCGCCGGCGGCCAGCCGCGCAAGCGCGAGATCCGGAACCTTTCGTGGATCGGCTTGAAGTGGGCCGGAAAGAAAAAGCCCCGGGTGATCAGCCTGGAGAACGTGAAACAGATCCTGCAATGGGGGCCGCTGGTTGCCAAGCGCGACAAAGTCACCGGCCGCGTGGTGAAGCTCGACGGCGGCATTGCGGCACCCGGCGAGGTTGTGCCGGTCCACCAGCAGTTCCTGGTGCCCGACCCGAAACGCCGCGGCCAGACCTGGGCGGTTTTCGTCGCCGAGCTGCAGCGCCTCGGCTATGCCGTTGAATGGCGGGTGCTGAAGGCCTGCGACTATGGCGCACCGACCAGCCGTGAACGCCTGTTCATGATCGCCCGGTGCGATGGCCAGCCCATCGTGTGGCCAGAACCGACCCACGCCAAGAACCCGGCCAAGGGCCAAAAGAAGTGGCGCACCGCCGCCGAGTGCATCGACTGGACGATCCCGAGCAAGAGCATTTTCGACCGTCCGAAACCGTTGGCCCCTGCAACCCTGCGCCGGATTGCCAAGGGCATGAAGAAATTCGTCCTCGATACCGCCGACCCGTTCATCGTGCCAATTGCGAACTGGTCCGGCGACAGTGTGCAGTCAGCGCATGAGCCTCTGCGTACAGTGACCTCATGGCCCCGCGGCGGATCGTTCGCCATGGCTAGCCCGATCATTGCACCGGCCACGCATCAGGGCAGCGACCGGATCAACGACCCGACCGCCCCGCTGCCAACCGTCACCTGCGCGAATCGCGGCGAGCTGACGCTGATCAGCCCGACCCTGATCCAAACGGGATATGGCGAGCGCACGGGCCAGGAACCACGTGTACCGGGCATCGATCAGCCTCTGGGTACTGTTGTCGCTGGAGGGGTGAAACACGCCCTCACCGGCGCGGTGCTGGTTGGTGCAGGTGGCCCTGAGTATTCCGGCAAGCCAGCCGCCGTAGATCAGCCTGCCGGGACGTTGATGACCCAGAACCACCGCGCAATCGCTGCGGCGCACCTGGTGAAGTTTCGGTTCGAGGACGAAGGCAAAGCGCTCGACAAGCCGCTGCCGACCATCACCAGCGGCGGGAACTACCAGCGCCCAGCCGG
This portion of the Pseudomonas sp. MRSN 12121 genome encodes:
- a CDS encoding response regulator transcription factor, producing the protein MEATLNSGAWKGHLGRGLAPRELQFLLWVAQGFTAKEIAKEAGIAPGTVVKRISNAMFKLGVTRRTALVAEAMRRQIISPMCVFLAALIAMHSMFDDNSMRRDRRVPERRTAQVRIVRRAEAPDLLS
- a CDS encoding DNA cytosine methyltransferase, which gives rise to MSAFRKKNPLDFKTQYGLGFVPQDDEIVVDFFCGGGGAGTGLEMGLGRAVNVAKNHSPAAISMHTVNHPGAVHYTTDVFDGDPDTECGGKAVGWFHMSPDCTHHSQAAGGQPRKREIRNLSWIGLKWAGKKKPRVISLENVKQILQWGPLVAKRDKVTGRVVKLDGGIAAPGEVVPVHQQFLVPDPKRRGQTWAVFVAELQRLGYAVEWRVLKACDYGAPTSRERLFMIARCDGQPIVWPEPTHAKNPAKGQKKWRTAAECIDWTIPSKSIFDRPKPLAPATLRRIAKGMKKFVLDTADPFIVPIANWSGDSVQSAHEPLRTVTSWPRGGSFAMASPIIAPATHQGSDRINDPTAPLPTVTCANRGELTLISPTLIQTGYGERTGQEPRVPGIDQPLGTVVAGGVKHALTGAVLVGAGGPEYSGKPAAVDQPAGTLMTQNHRAIAAAHLVKFRFEDEGKALDKPLPTITSGGNYQRPAGAAHAMGISTVFMAQMNGGFTNTGSQQQLVTATLMTNTTGHRPSCVDGPVPTLTTGQQQTLVSANLATLRKHCVGRAMGEPVPTMTAGAEHHALVQYTLSQEHEASALRVAAFLISYYGTENISGADAPAPTITTKDRLGLVTVTIKGTPYVIVDICLRMLQPSELYKAQGFPADYIIDRGADGKPFTKTQQVHMCGNSVSPPPMAALARANDPWRAADRQAEAA